A genomic stretch from Elusimicrobiota bacterium includes:
- a CDS encoding HEAT repeat domain-containing protein has product MGSNRKISFIGVAGSFFLSGCVGPALAVSPRPSSEEVRESMNLRAESAAVPRLVQLVDDRRLQTINPDDYNDTALKDILKLTTPEGYRIKYRFLEIGVPVAQGLSLSQDQQLFGRLLETARFESGRRARSESLLVLAARKNPDHLKIFKEALLDRDVAVQFAAVEALGAWGLPEALPLLLDASERNWSPLIRVFAAQMSLRLGAPQGRAQLKKFLLDKDWLMRAMAARYLGDLGEPNDLDLLLDRMGRERDHPYVLAEICLSGLKLWTRRGPILPKQESPPPINSPRAPAKVSSLFELEPLVVTAPRLRVSGSQLVPAQIDNELVNLLEKIATEPLPEEVLLDPVLVEIKKLVTPQGFGLYVRYTDISFLLTEGLAGTSNLTLVNRLETIARSSPNTPVRGSAFVALGHDVSRIDLSLFERSLQDRSLQVRFGVVEGLAAQTNPMARGMLAGAAQTDTSLVVRLFAAQALGRRGDAQGVDLLRRYLTDPDWVIRSLATYFLGQLGDDADFERFLINLTQEQENHVVAENCLAVLRMSR; this is encoded by the coding sequence ATGGGATCCAATCGGAAGATTTCTTTTATTGGAGTGGCGGGGAGTTTCTTCCTTTCCGGGTGCGTGGGGCCGGCGTTGGCGGTTTCCCCTCGACCGTCTTCCGAAGAGGTCCGGGAGAGCATGAACCTCCGAGCGGAGTCGGCCGCTGTTCCGCGGTTGGTTCAGTTGGTGGACGATCGGCGTCTTCAGACGATTAATCCGGACGATTACAATGACACGGCCTTAAAAGATATTTTGAAACTCACGACGCCGGAAGGGTACCGGATCAAATACCGTTTTTTGGAAATTGGAGTTCCGGTGGCCCAGGGACTTTCGTTGTCCCAGGACCAGCAGTTGTTTGGCCGTTTATTGGAAACGGCGCGATTTGAATCCGGACGGCGGGCCCGATCGGAAAGTCTCCTCGTTTTAGCCGCTCGCAAAAACCCAGATCATCTCAAAATCTTTAAAGAAGCCTTGTTGGACCGAGATGTGGCGGTCCAATTTGCGGCGGTGGAGGCTTTGGGGGCCTGGGGGTTGCCGGAAGCGTTGCCGTTGCTGCTCGACGCGTCCGAACGGAATTGGTCCCCCTTGATCCGGGTTTTTGCGGCACAAATGTCGTTGCGTCTGGGAGCTCCCCAGGGACGGGCGCAATTGAAAAAGTTTCTTCTGGACAAAGATTGGTTGATGCGAGCTATGGCGGCCCGGTACCTGGGAGATTTGGGAGAGCCCAATGATTTGGATCTTCTTCTCGATCGCATGGGTCGCGAGCGTGACCACCCTTATGTGTTGGCGGAAATCTGTCTCTCGGGACTAAAACTTTGGACCCGCCGTGGCCCGATCCTTCCGAAACAAGAGTCTCCTCCGCCGATAAATTCCCCTCGCGCTCCCGCAAAAGTCAGTAGTCTTTTTGAGTTGGAACCCCTGGTGGTGACGGCCCCGCGGCTTCGTGTGTCCGGTTCGCAACTGGTGCCGGCTCAGATTGATAACGAACTCGTGAACCTTTTGGAAAAGATCGCCACCGAACCTCTTCCGGAAGAAGTGTTGCTTGACCCTGTTTTGGTTGAGATTAAGAAGTTGGTGACTCCTCAGGGGTTCGGGCTTTACGTGCGATATACGGATATTAGTTTCCTCTTAACCGAAGGGTTGGCGGGGACGAGCAACTTAACACTGGTGAACCGGTTGGAGACGATAGCTCGGTCCAGTCCCAATACGCCGGTGCGCGGATCTGCTTTCGTGGCGTTGGGGCATGATGTCTCCCGGATCGATCTCAGTCTCTTTGAGCGATCTCTTCAAGACAGAAGCCTTCAAGTTCGTTTCGGGGTGGTGGAAGGGTTGGCGGCCCAAACCAACCCCATGGCGCGCGGAATGTTGGCGGGGGCGGCCCAAACGGACACGTCTCTGGTTGTGCGCCTTTTTGCGGCACAGGCTTTGGGGCGGCGGGGCGACGCCCAGGGGGTGGATCTCCTTCGTCGTTACCTCACGGATCCCGACTGGGTTATCCGTTCCCTGGCGACTTACTTCCTTGGGCAATTGGGAGACGATGCGGATTTTGAACGGTTCCTAATTAATCTTACCCAAGAACAGGAGAACCATGTGGTGGCGGAAAATTGTCTGGCGGTGTTAAGGATGTCCCGATGA
- a CDS encoding dienelactone hydrolase family protein, with amino-acid sequence MVASDATLHGDLFLPDSPGGLVLFVHGPGSSRHSPRSRKISNVLTGVGVATLLFDLLTPPEDAENQWRGHLGFDIPFLAGRLLAAMDWAALSPLTRDLGIGLLGASTGAAAGLFAAAERPLEVQAVVSRGGRPDLVTEQLRHVVAPSLFIVGEKDEPVLGWNKVAVNHLSGDYSLHIVSGATHLFPEPGALEEVSRVISEWFVKYLQRSHPPHPHSPG; translated from the coding sequence ATTGTTGCTTCCGACGCGACCTTGCATGGGGATCTTTTTTTGCCAGATTCTCCTGGGGGGCTGGTCCTTTTTGTTCATGGGCCGGGAAGCAGTCGCCACAGTCCGCGGAGCCGAAAAATTTCCAATGTCCTGACCGGTGTTGGAGTGGCCACTTTGCTCTTTGACCTTCTCACTCCACCTGAAGACGCCGAGAATCAGTGGCGTGGTCATTTGGGTTTTGATATCCCGTTTTTGGCCGGCCGTCTCCTTGCGGCCATGGATTGGGCCGCGTTGTCTCCGCTCACAAGAGATTTGGGTATTGGACTACTGGGGGCCAGCACGGGGGCCGCGGCAGGGCTTTTCGCAGCGGCCGAGAGACCTCTAGAAGTTCAGGCGGTTGTCTCGCGTGGAGGCAGACCGGATCTGGTGACTGAACAACTTCGACATGTGGTGGCTCCGTCGCTTTTTATTGTGGGTGAAAAAGACGAGCCCGTTTTGGGTTGGAACAAAGTAGCCGTGAATCATTTGTCTGGAGATTATTCCTTGCACATTGTCTCTGGGGCCACTCACCTGTTCCCTGAGCCAGGAGCCCTAGAAGAGGTTTCCCGTGTGATCTCCGAGTGGTTTGTCAAATACCTTCAGCGGAGCCATCCCCCTCACCCGCATTCCCCTGGGTAA
- a CDS encoding universal stress protein translates to MKILVGYEGSAAGDAAIADLSRAGLPAKGDATVFTVADVWPSAVEKPSPQVLRAIPYVAQARERAQALLVSAGETARRGAGFVRAALPGWRVTAESVADSPAWAIFKKARDGGADLVVVGSREKSRLARWALGSVSHKVLTDCQTSVRVGRERTAGKGPYRILLAVDGSSDAERAVVQVLDRNWPASTLVRVVAVADDRLRHAPVSVPALKRWAKPDDADPRSWLGRLVESVERRLIARGLLATGRVREGDPKKVLVDQSVRWKADVIFMGARGLTLWERVLLGSVSSAVAVRASCAVEVVRSLSQKGRGK, encoded by the coding sequence ATGAAAATTTTAGTGGGGTATGAGGGCTCCGCCGCCGGCGACGCGGCTATCGCGGATTTGTCTCGCGCGGGGTTGCCGGCGAAGGGCGACGCAACGGTTTTTACGGTGGCGGATGTGTGGCCTTCGGCAGTAGAAAAACCTTCACCGCAAGTTCTTCGAGCCATTCCCTATGTGGCCCAGGCGCGCGAACGGGCTCAGGCGCTTTTGGTTTCGGCTGGTGAGACGGCGCGCCGGGGGGCGGGTTTCGTGCGTGCCGCTTTGCCCGGCTGGCGCGTGACCGCGGAATCGGTGGCCGATTCGCCCGCTTGGGCGATTTTTAAAAAAGCTCGGGATGGTGGAGCGGATTTGGTGGTGGTGGGATCCCGAGAGAAGTCCCGTTTGGCCCGTTGGGCTTTGGGCAGTGTCTCTCATAAAGTGTTGACGGATTGTCAGACTTCTGTCCGCGTGGGGCGGGAGCGCACAGCGGGCAAAGGGCCTTACCGCATCTTGTTGGCGGTGGACGGTTCATCTGACGCCGAGCGGGCGGTGGTTCAGGTGTTGGATCGGAATTGGCCGGCCTCAACCCTGGTCCGGGTGGTCGCCGTGGCTGACGATCGGTTGAGGCACGCGCCTGTTTCTGTCCCCGCGCTGAAACGGTGGGCCAAGCCGGATGACGCTGATCCTCGCTCCTGGCTGGGCCGACTTGTGGAGTCCGTGGAGCGAAGACTGATCGCGCGGGGGTTATTGGCGACGGGGCGTGTGCGAGAAGGAGATCCTAAAAAAGTTCTCGTTGATCAGTCTGTCCGATGGAAAGCCGACGTTATTTTCATGGGCGCGCGCGGTCTTACCCTATGGGAACGGGTTTTGTTGGGAAGTGTGTCTTCGGCGGTTGCCGTTCGAGCGTCTTGTGCGGTGGAGGTGGTCCGTTCCCTTTCTCAAAAAGGCCGAGGGAAATGA
- the hypE gene encoding hydrogenase expression/formation protein HypE, translating into MIGQCPTPRVDGGLVHLAHGGGGQKSWDLIEKVFLPIFGDPSLGERSDAAVLPGGKHVVLTTDAFVVRPLFFSGGDIGRLAVFGSVNDLAMAGARPSYLTAAFILEEGLSMDILRRVAESMAAAAKEAGVRLVAGDTKVVGRGQADGLYIATTGVGFLETTQRISPSQVTAGDVVLVSGDLGRHGVAVMAAREGLDFESAVESDCANLWPAVEALLLAGVEVHALRDLTRGGLTSAVNEIARSSGTALRLEESAVPVSPPVRAACEVLGLDPLAVANEGRFIVYVPEKDVNRVLDAVRPFSPEVCAVGHVLPGPSGRVTVRPLLGGERLLDMLSGELLPRIC; encoded by the coding sequence GTGATCGGGCAATGCCCGACACCCCGGGTGGATGGGGGGCTCGTTCACCTGGCCCATGGTGGTGGGGGACAAAAGAGTTGGGATCTTATTGAAAAAGTTTTTCTCCCCATTTTTGGGGATCCTTCTTTAGGGGAGCGTTCGGACGCGGCTGTTTTGCCGGGCGGGAAACATGTGGTTTTAACGACGGACGCGTTTGTGGTTCGGCCGTTGTTTTTTTCGGGAGGGGACATCGGCCGATTGGCGGTGTTCGGGTCGGTTAACGATTTGGCCATGGCGGGAGCGCGGCCCTCTTATTTGACGGCCGCGTTTATCCTGGAAGAGGGATTGTCGATGGACATTCTTCGTCGGGTGGCGGAATCGATGGCTGCCGCGGCCAAAGAAGCGGGGGTTCGTCTTGTGGCGGGGGACACGAAAGTTGTGGGGCGTGGTCAGGCCGACGGTCTTTACATCGCCACTACGGGTGTGGGATTTTTAGAGACCACTCAGAGAATTTCGCCGTCTCAGGTGACGGCGGGGGACGTGGTGTTGGTTTCAGGTGATTTGGGGCGTCATGGGGTTGCGGTGATGGCCGCTCGGGAAGGGTTGGATTTTGAGTCTGCGGTGGAATCGGACTGCGCGAATCTTTGGCCCGCGGTGGAGGCGCTTCTTTTGGCGGGAGTGGAGGTTCACGCGTTACGGGATTTGACCCGGGGTGGTTTGACGAGTGCGGTGAACGAAATTGCGCGGTCGTCCGGCACGGCGTTGCGACTCGAGGAATCCGCGGTGCCGGTTTCTCCACCGGTTCGGGCGGCTTGTGAAGTTTTGGGTCTGGACCCTCTGGCGGTGGCTAACGAAGGGCGGTTTATCGTTTACGTTCCTGAAAAAGACGTCAATCGGGTTTTGGACGCTGTTCGTCCTTTCTCCCCCGAGGTTTGTGCGGTTGGCCACGTTCTGCCGGGGCCTTCGGGACGGGTGACGGTTCGTCCTCTCTTGGGTGGGGAACGTTTATTGGATATGCTTTCGGGCGAACTTTTACCACGGATTTGCTGA